A region from the Nostoc sp. HK-01 genome encodes:
- a CDS encoding twin-arginine translocation pathway signal, whose amino-acid sequence MEISRRDLLKIASASGLGTVGLAASTGLSKQALAQNQPNQTKTGEMIYRQLGRTGERVSVIGLGGHHIGRPKDEEEGIRLIRTAIDRGINFMDNSWDYHNGGSEIRMGKALRDGYRQKVFLMTKIDGRTKEAAAKQINDSLKRLQSDRIDLLQHHEIIRMEDPDRIFAPGGAMEAVLEAQKAGKIRYIGFTGHKDPLVHLRMLDVAAQNNFRFDTVQMPLNVMDAHFRSFESQVLPRLVKDGIGVLGMKSMGDQNILKSNTVKPIECLHYAMNLPTSTVITGIESMKILDQAFEAAKTFQPMNQAQVQELLNRTRQAAAKGQYELFKTTSQFDSTALNPEWLG is encoded by the coding sequence GTGGAGATTAGCAGACGAGATTTACTGAAGATAGCTTCTGCTTCAGGTTTAGGAACAGTCGGACTAGCAGCTTCAACCGGACTTTCTAAACAAGCTTTAGCCCAAAATCAGCCTAATCAGACCAAAACAGGCGAAATGATCTATCGGCAATTAGGACGCACTGGGGAAAGAGTATCGGTAATTGGTTTGGGTGGACACCACATTGGTAGACCAAAAGATGAGGAAGAAGGAATTCGGCTGATCCGTACAGCTATTGATCGCGGTATCAACTTTATGGATAATAGCTGGGACTATCACAACGGTGGGAGTGAAATCCGTATGGGTAAAGCACTCCGGGATGGTTATCGGCAAAAAGTTTTTCTTATGACCAAAATTGATGGTCGTACAAAAGAAGCTGCGGCCAAGCAAATTAATGATTCTTTAAAAAGATTACAGAGCGATCGCATAGACTTATTGCAACATCATGAAATCATCCGGATGGAAGACCCAGACCGGATTTTTGCCCCTGGCGGCGCAATGGAGGCGGTTCTAGAAGCCCAAAAAGCTGGCAAAATTCGCTACATCGGCTTTACTGGTCACAAAGACCCCTTAGTTCACCTGAGAATGCTTGATGTTGCTGCTCAAAACAACTTTCGTTTTGATACAGTACAAATGCCATTAAATGTCATGGATGCTCATTTTCGCAGTTTTGAGAGCCAAGTTTTGCCCAGACTAGTCAAAGATGGAATTGGTGTATTGGGGATGAAATCAATGGGCGATCAAAACATTCTCAAAAGCAACACAGTTAAACCCATAGAATGCTTACACTATGCCATGAATCTACCAACATCAACCGTGATTACAGGCATTGAAAGCATGAAAATCTTAGACCAAGCTTTTGAAGCAGCTAAAACATTTCAACCCATGAATCAAGCACAAGTCCAAGAACTGCTAAATCGGACTCGTCAAGCTGCTGCGAAAGGTCAATATGAACTATTTAAAACTACTAGTCAATTTGACAGTACAGCACTTAATCCTGAGTGGTTGGGTTGA
- a CDS encoding aldo/keto reductase encodes MQISRELSLPTMGCGTWAWGNQLLWGYSESMDDQLQAVFNLCVSNGVTLFDTGDSYGTGRLNGRSELLLGKFSQAYQGLNQENICIATKLAAYPWRWTRQSMIKACQSSAKRLGKNVDLVQMHWSTANYAPWQEKGLLNGLADLYEQGLVKGVGLSNYGPQRLKMVHQRFAERGVPISTLQVQYSLLSTYPVTQLGLKDVCDELGIKLIAYSPLALGILTGKYSEKGTFPQGIRGLLFRQLLPGVRSLLTSLKEIAQSRHKTMSQVAINWCICKGTIPIPGAKSLTQAQENIGALGWKLDAAEIAELDKAAESTDKVMVQNIFQTK; translated from the coding sequence ATGCAAATCAGTCGAGAACTATCCCTACCAACTATGGGTTGCGGAACTTGGGCGTGGGGAAACCAACTCTTGTGGGGATACAGCGAAAGTATGGACGACCAGTTGCAAGCCGTGTTTAACTTGTGCGTGAGTAATGGCGTGACCTTATTTGACACAGGTGATTCTTACGGTACTGGCCGATTGAATGGGCGTAGTGAATTACTTTTAGGAAAATTTTCCCAAGCATATCAGGGTTTAAATCAGGAAAACATTTGCATTGCGACAAAACTGGCTGCTTACCCTTGGCGATGGACGCGCCAGTCCATGATTAAAGCTTGTCAGTCTTCCGCCAAGCGCTTGGGTAAAAATGTCGATTTAGTGCAGATGCACTGGTCTACAGCCAATTATGCACCTTGGCAAGAAAAAGGCCTATTAAATGGTTTAGCTGACCTTTACGAACAAGGTTTAGTTAAAGGTGTTGGTTTATCAAATTATGGGCCGCAACGGTTGAAAATGGTGCATCAACGATTTGCGGAACGAGGTGTACCGATTTCTACCTTACAAGTCCAGTATTCTTTGCTGTCTACTTATCCGGTGACGCAACTAGGATTAAAAGATGTTTGTGACGAATTGGGTATTAAATTAATTGCTTACAGCCCTTTGGCTTTGGGGATATTAACAGGTAAGTATTCCGAAAAAGGAACTTTTCCCCAAGGTATTCGCGGATTGTTATTTAGACAGTTATTACCAGGAGTGCGATCGCTGTTAACATCCTTAAAAGAAATAGCGCAATCACGCCATAAAACTATGTCACAGGTAGCCATTAACTGGTGTATCTGTAAAGGAACTATTCCCATCCCCGGTGCAAAATCCCTCACCCAAGCACAAGAAAATATTGGCGCTTTAGGTTGGAAACTCGACGCAGCAGAAATAGCAGAGTTGGATAAAGCCGCCGAGAGTACAGATAAAGTCATGGTGCAGAATATTTTTCAGACTAAATAA
- a CDS encoding response regulator receiver domain protein, which produces MPNFGTFTVLRPYSLLKQLSNGIDTTCLQAFSNLVTWLIYVEQGAITYATNSVEPFDRLERHLRRLNLLSSATRVQLRMTFEQELLNYDIADSSDLSTQPADYQAIHWLVNEGYLDNAQATILIQELVKEVIESFLLVKTGTYALSDATQTLTKICRLDVEKTLEICQIRIQNWQSFTPQISSPYQRPYLLINSKLPSKNFPKLPPELTNWMKGFSLRHLAVIMNQDEMQLIQHLYPHIVQGGVIMHEPDPPFDQLPKYKPEATTSSRYTTALLNKQFIDTVVEPSNRNAEPETALAVEDFPLVVRSPQTSALSSQNLQELTILNTINYAPEIVTNNTVTIKKTYKIISVDDSPTILKEISRFLESENFSVVTIDDPLKAVMSIIRHKPDLILLDLNMAGIDGYELCKIIRNNSFFKHTPIIFVTGNKGLVDKVKARLVGASGYLTKPFTRAELLKLVFMHLA; this is translated from the coding sequence ATGCCTAATTTCGGTACATTTACAGTGTTACGTCCTTATAGTTTATTAAAACAACTATCTAATGGTATTGACACTACTTGTTTACAAGCCTTTAGTAACTTAGTTACTTGGTTGATTTATGTAGAACAGGGAGCTATAACTTATGCGACAAACTCTGTTGAACCTTTTGATAGGCTAGAACGTCATCTGCGCCGCCTCAATTTGCTCAGTAGCGCAACCCGCGTACAATTACGTATGACTTTTGAACAAGAGTTGTTAAATTATGACATTGCTGATAGCAGTGATTTATCAACTCAACCTGCTGATTACCAAGCAATTCATTGGCTAGTCAACGAAGGTTATCTGGATAATGCACAAGCTACAATCTTGATTCAAGAATTGGTCAAAGAAGTTATTGAATCATTTTTGTTAGTGAAAACAGGTACTTATGCTTTAAGTGATGCAACCCAAACACTGACAAAAATTTGTCGGCTGGATGTGGAAAAAACTCTGGAAATTTGCCAAATTCGCATACAAAATTGGCAATCTTTCACTCCCCAAATTTCTTCCCCTTACCAGCGTCCTTACCTGTTAATTAACAGTAAGTTACCCAGCAAGAATTTCCCAAAACTACCGCCAGAATTAACTAATTGGATGAAAGGTTTTAGCCTACGTCATCTGGCTGTAATTATGAATCAAGATGAAATGCAACTGATTCAACATTTATACCCTCACATTGTGCAAGGTGGGGTAATTATGCACGAACCAGATCCACCATTTGATCAGTTACCTAAGTATAAGCCAGAAGCCACAACATCTTCTCGATATACAACAGCATTACTCAACAAACAATTCATAGATACGGTAGTAGAACCCAGTAACCGTAATGCTGAACCGGAGACGGCTCTGGCTGTAGAAGATTTTCCACTTGTAGTGCGATCGCCACAAACATCTGCACTGTCAAGCCAAAATCTTCAGGAATTAACAATACTAAATACCATAAATTATGCACCTGAAATAGTAACGAATAATACCGTAACTATCAAAAAGACTTATAAAATCATTTCTGTTGATGATAGCCCAACAATTCTCAAAGAAATTAGTCGGTTTTTGGAAAGCGAGAATTTTTCTGTAGTGACAATTGATGATCCACTTAAAGCGGTTATGTCGATTATTCGCCATAAACCAGACTTAATTTTGTTAGACCTCAACATGGCTGGGATTGATGGCTACGAATTATGCAAAATCATTCGAAATAACTCTTTCTTTAAACACACTCCGATTATTTTTGTCACAGGTAATAAAGGACTTGTTGATAAAGTCAAAGCCCGATTAGTCGGAGCCTCTGGTTATTTAACTAAACCATTTACCCGTGCTGAATTACTAAAACTTGTGTTTATGCACTTGGCTTGA
- a CDS encoding TPR repeat protein, translating to MKVLRCLPQPEIINLSVSLGRGGEACIYAVPSDGELVAKVYHKPTANHAKKLQAMLANPPENPTANLGHISIAWPQELIKTADGSKSVIGFIMPRIRGMRPIIDFYNPRTRRQHCPLFNYQYLVRTARNLAAAFAALHSSGYCVGDVNESNILVSDTALVSLVDTDSFQVPDLKNNLVYRCGVGKAEFTPPELQNKVFAQHDRAITHDVFGLAVIIFQLLMEGTHPFSGIFQGTAEPPAYEVRIAAGHFTYSQHRQVPYLPTPIAPPWEMLHPSLQELFVQCFEAGHKNPQLRPNAQTWLSALTEAEDALITCTTNPQHRYSNHLHSCPWCERSLRLGGRDPFPSQRAIENKEHLRPRTIPTRRYNQPARIPQPAMSFAHANSWQPNNQPSYFPYQRRKISKLYPIVLGCLGLGMLGYLDVMVKFTRPFVSQNAYTQQTLMANSKPSHQALQFADYYKQGHAAYQVRDYKQAVESFTKAIQEEPKYAKSFINRGNARYNLKDYEGALADYSKALQINPQEVKALVNRGNARYMLAEYSNDPDREYHLAIADFNNAIRLNIKEAEAYIRRGIVRAQIAKYSGESLKEFQEAIGDFSEAIKLNASKAEAYFQRGSVYYQMAQYSTDYAQQYQKAIADFDQALQLNEKLAKVYLKRGMVRYEIAQYGGKEAAKNNHAAVDDLQLAAKLALEQEDTENYQQALSSMCVIIESQCNALLQSSTTWDNVGTN from the coding sequence ATGAAGGTACTACGTTGTCTTCCCCAGCCAGAAATTATCAACCTCAGCGTTAGCTTAGGACGAGGTGGTGAAGCCTGTATTTATGCAGTGCCATCCGATGGCGAATTAGTGGCTAAGGTTTATCACAAACCCACAGCCAATCACGCTAAAAAACTGCAAGCGATGCTGGCTAACCCACCAGAAAACCCCACAGCTAACTTGGGGCATATTTCCATTGCTTGGCCACAAGAGCTAATCAAAACGGCAGATGGGAGCAAAAGCGTTATTGGTTTCATCATGCCTCGAATTCGGGGAATGCGACCAATCATCGATTTTTACAACCCTAGAACCCGTCGCCAACACTGCCCTTTATTTAACTATCAATACTTAGTTCGCACAGCGCGTAATTTAGCGGCAGCTTTTGCGGCTCTGCACAGTAGTGGTTATTGCGTGGGTGATGTCAACGAGTCCAACATCTTAGTCAGCGACACTGCACTGGTGAGTTTGGTAGATACTGACTCTTTCCAAGTGCCAGATTTAAAAAACAATCTTGTTTACCGATGTGGGGTGGGTAAAGCTGAGTTTACTCCACCAGAATTGCAAAATAAAGTCTTTGCCCAACACGATCGCGCAATTACTCACGATGTGTTTGGCTTGGCAGTGATCATCTTCCAATTATTAATGGAAGGTACACATCCTTTTTCTGGGATTTTTCAAGGTACTGCCGAACCACCAGCTTACGAAGTCCGCATCGCCGCCGGACATTTCACCTACAGCCAACACCGTCAAGTTCCTTACCTGCCAACTCCCATTGCACCCCCTTGGGAAATGCTACATCCTAGCTTGCAGGAATTATTTGTCCAGTGTTTTGAAGCTGGACACAAAAATCCCCAGTTACGTCCAAATGCCCAAACTTGGCTATCTGCCCTCACTGAAGCCGAAGATGCCCTGATTACTTGCACCACCAATCCCCAGCATCGCTACAGCAATCACCTGCACAGCTGCCCTTGGTGTGAGCGTTCTTTGCGCTTAGGCGGACGTGATCCTTTTCCATCACAGCGGGCAATTGAAAATAAAGAACATCTCAGACCACGTACCATTCCCACAAGGCGTTATAATCAGCCTGCACGCATACCACAGCCTGCCATGTCATTTGCCCATGCAAATTCTTGGCAACCAAACAATCAGCCAAGCTATTTTCCTTATCAGCGGCGCAAGATATCAAAACTTTACCCCATAGTTTTGGGTTGTCTGGGTTTGGGGATGTTGGGTTATTTAGATGTGATGGTGAAATTCACCCGTCCATTTGTGTCGCAGAATGCCTATACTCAACAGACCTTGATGGCAAATTCTAAACCTAGTCATCAAGCTCTTCAGTTTGCCGATTATTATAAACAAGGCCACGCTGCCTACCAAGTGCGCGACTACAAGCAAGCAGTCGAAAGCTTTACGAAAGCCATCCAAGAAGAACCAAAATACGCCAAATCTTTTATCAACCGAGGTAATGCTCGTTACAATCTCAAAGATTACGAAGGGGCATTAGCAGACTATTCCAAAGCATTGCAAATTAATCCGCAGGAAGTCAAAGCCTTAGTTAATCGCGGTAACGCTCGCTATATGCTGGCTGAGTATAGCAATGATCCAGATCGAGAATATCATTTAGCGATCGCAGATTTTAACAATGCCATCCGCCTCAACATTAAAGAAGCCGAAGCTTATATCAGAAGAGGTATTGTTCGGGCGCAGATAGCTAAGTATAGTGGTGAATCCCTCAAAGAGTTCCAAGAAGCTATAGGAGATTTCTCAGAAGCGATTAAACTCAACGCCTCCAAAGCCGAAGCTTATTTTCAGCGGGGTTCGGTATATTATCAAATGGCTCAATATAGTACCGACTACGCTCAACAATACCAAAAAGCGATCGCCGACTTTGACCAAGCATTACAACTGAACGAAAAATTGGCAAAAGTCTATCTCAAACGCGGTATGGTACGCTATGAAATCGCCCAATACGGCGGTAAAGAAGCGGCAAAAAATAACCACGCAGCCGTCGACGATTTACAATTAGCCGCCAAACTCGCCTTAGAACAAGAAGATACAGAAAACTACCAGCAAGCACTTAGCAGTATGTGCGTCATCATCGAAAGTCAATGTAATGCTTTACTGCAAAGTTCTACAACTTGGGATAATGTCGGAACAAATTAG
- a CDS encoding nucleotidyl transferase: MKAVILAGGLGTRLSEETSIKPKPMVEIGGKPILWHIMKTYSAHGINDFIICCGYKGYVIKEYFANYFLYMSDVTFDMRFNQMNVHSGYAEPWRVTLVNTGDKTMTGGRLKRVVEHVGNDTFCFTYGDGVSNVNITELIKFHQQQKTLATLTAVQPAGRFGAISLEQEQTKITSFREKRDGDGAWVNGGYFILEPEVIDLIADDTTIWEKEPLEKLADMEQLSAFRHNGFWQPMDTLRDKNYLEDLWQSGKAPWQVW; this comes from the coding sequence ATGAAAGCGGTGATTTTGGCTGGTGGACTTGGTACACGCCTCAGTGAAGAAACCAGTATCAAGCCCAAGCCGATGGTTGAAATTGGTGGTAAGCCAATTCTGTGGCACATCATGAAAACTTATTCTGCCCACGGCATTAATGATTTTATTATTTGTTGTGGTTACAAAGGTTACGTCATTAAAGAGTATTTTGCCAACTACTTTTTATACATGTCAGATGTAACTTTTGACATGCGTTTTAATCAAATGAATGTGCATTCTGGCTATGCAGAACCTTGGCGTGTCACTTTAGTGAATACAGGTGATAAAACCATGACTGGGGGACGCTTAAAACGAGTTGTTGAACATGTAGGAAATGATACTTTCTGCTTTACTTATGGTGATGGCGTTAGTAATGTAAATATCACCGAGCTAATTAAATTTCACCAACAGCAAAAAACATTAGCCACACTCACAGCCGTACAACCAGCCGGACGTTTTGGTGCTATTTCCTTAGAGCAAGAGCAAACTAAAATTACTAGCTTCCGGGAAAAACGTGATGGTGATGGTGCTTGGGTCAATGGTGGTTATTTTATTCTGGAACCAGAAGTTATTGATTTAATAGCGGATGACACCACAATTTGGGAGAAAGAACCATTAGAAAAGCTGGCTGACATGGAACAGCTTTCCGCTTTTAGACACAATGGTTTTTGGCAACCAATGGATACCTTACGCGATAAAAATTATCTCGAAGACCTATGGCAAAGTGGTAAAGCTCCTTGGCAAGTATGGTAG
- a CDS encoding putative epimerase/dehydratase, with protein MKILVTGTEGYLGSLLPPLLIERGHEVIGVDTGFYKVGWLYNGTDITAKTLNKDIRHITPEDLEGVEAIVHMAELSNDPTGQLAPNITYEINHLGSVRLANLAKTMGVRRFVYMSSCSVYGVATEGDVTEESPVNPQTAYAECKTLVERDVTPLADDDFSPTFMRNATAFGASPRMRFDIVLNNLAGLAWTSKEIKMISDGTPWRPLVHALDICKAIVCALEAPRDIVHNQVFNVGDTANNYRVKEIAEIIADTFPGCKLSFGQNGADNRSYRVSFEKINSILPGFKCDWNAQLGAQQLFNLFSQIDMTEDTFLFRGFTRLKQLEYLIRTEQIDKDFFWKKK; from the coding sequence ATGAAAATATTAGTCACCGGAACAGAAGGCTACCTAGGTTCTTTATTGCCTCCTCTGTTAATTGAACGTGGACATGAAGTTATTGGCGTTGATACAGGCTTTTATAAAGTTGGTTGGCTATACAACGGTACAGACATTACAGCCAAAACCCTCAACAAAGATATCCGCCACATCACCCCCGAAGATTTAGAAGGTGTAGAAGCAATAGTTCACATGGCGGAACTTTCCAACGACCCCACGGGACAATTAGCACCAAATATCACCTACGAAATCAATCATTTAGGCTCTGTACGCCTCGCTAACTTAGCCAAAACAATGGGCGTGCGGCGCTTCGTCTATATGTCTTCGTGTAGTGTTTATGGTGTCGCCACCGAAGGCGATGTGACAGAAGAATCTCCTGTGAATCCTCAAACCGCTTACGCCGAATGTAAAACCCTCGTAGAACGAGATGTTACACCCCTTGCGGATGATGATTTTTCACCTACATTCATGCGGAATGCTACAGCCTTTGGTGCTTCCCCCAGAATGCGATTTGATATCGTGTTGAACAACCTCGCTGGGTTAGCTTGGACGAGCAAAGAAATCAAAATGATCAGTGATGGTACACCTTGGCGGCCATTAGTTCATGCACTAGATATTTGTAAAGCCATTGTTTGCGCTTTAGAAGCACCGCGTGACATCGTACACAATCAAGTCTTTAATGTTGGCGATACTGCTAATAACTATCGAGTTAAAGAAATTGCCGAAATTATCGCCGATACCTTCCCTGGCTGTAAATTAAGCTTTGGGCAAAATGGCGCAGATAACCGCAGTTATCGCGTATCATTCGAGAAAATAAACAGCATTTTACCTGGTTTCAAATGTGATTGGAATGCTCAACTAGGCGCACAACAATTGTTTAACTTATTCAGTCAAATTGATATGACTGAAGACACCTTCTTATTTAGAGGTTTTACTCGCTTAAAGCAGCTAGAGTATCTCATCCGTACTGAACAAATCGATAAAGATTTCTTCTGGAAGAAAAAGTAA
- a CDS encoding glycosyl transferase family protein: MNKLLTIAIPTYNRAALLEQQLSWLAKAIPGFEAECEIIISDNCSTDNTQEIIKEWQPIFSKTTFKFQRNQENIGLMPNIAACIQAANGKYVWTVGDDDPIQDNALSFLLKTIHQNPETALIFLNCYGRDKLTNQITVERWFNSDSDAPLADGKAALQRYLKESFGGVIFMTATVYKTALVKRALQQWPSACKNLASQAYWTGFCAIHGSVIATKDNYLECTMHASYLEQDPKWSIMMRYIYIPEVYAKLLEIGYSQTFCLKMILQNIITKSDWIIFLGALRRWPRLAMNIIISYLALVLASTRKSLLLPKAIKSSL, encoded by the coding sequence ATGAATAAATTACTTACAATTGCTATTCCTACTTATAATCGTGCTGCACTTTTAGAACAACAACTTTCTTGGTTAGCAAAAGCTATTCCAGGATTTGAAGCTGAATGTGAAATTATAATTTCTGATAATTGTTCCACAGATAACACTCAAGAAATCATTAAAGAATGGCAGCCTATCTTTAGTAAAACAACATTTAAATTTCAGAGAAATCAAGAGAATATAGGTTTAATGCCTAATATTGCTGCCTGTATTCAAGCTGCTAATGGTAAATATGTTTGGACAGTTGGCGATGATGATCCAATACAGGATAATGCTCTATCTTTTTTGCTAAAAACAATTCACCAAAATCCTGAGACAGCGCTAATATTTCTTAACTGCTATGGACGGGATAAATTAACCAACCAAATCACTGTAGAACGTTGGTTTAATAGTGATAGTGATGCGCCACTAGCTGATGGTAAAGCTGCATTACAACGTTACTTAAAAGAAAGCTTCGGTGGCGTAATTTTTATGACGGCAACAGTTTATAAAACAGCATTAGTCAAACGAGCTTTGCAGCAGTGGCCATCTGCTTGTAAAAATTTAGCATCTCAAGCATATTGGACAGGATTTTGTGCTATTCATGGCAGCGTAATTGCCACTAAAGATAATTATTTAGAATGTACAATGCACGCTAGTTATTTAGAGCAAGATCCCAAATGGTCAATCATGATGAGATATATTTATATCCCAGAAGTTTATGCCAAGCTCCTAGAAATTGGATATTCTCAAACATTTTGTTTAAAAATGATTTTGCAGAATATCATCACCAAAAGTGACTGGATAATTTTCTTAGGAGCTTTAAGAAGGTGGCCAAGGTTAGCAATGAATATTATTATTTCTTACCTAGCTTTAGTACTCGCATCTACACGTAAATCGCTTTTATTACCCAAAGCAATCAAATCGAGTTTATAA
- a CDS encoding glycosyl transferase family protein translates to MNKLLTIAIPTYNRAELLNKQLAWLANAIQGFESDCEILVSDNCSTDHTQAVIQKWQAKLSNITFKSNRNPENLGVMRNIMYCLSSATTKYVWTIGDDDPIQDRTIPYIINKLQNNEDLGLLFLNFSGRNKITGEPVHPPTIVGNRWFDADAEDGGGNSQAIFEHCFAKSVGAVIFLTASVYRSDLIKRALQNWPDAASNWISLAYLAGYCAAHGKIIVTKETYLECIVGVSYWQKEPKSALLMQYKHIPEVILKLEESGYSKQFCRRMLLQNGKEVNLKVFLGALRRWPVSAIKVAIPFVALVSLSAFDVMALKDLKLAEANEPTPQELRTANNRRSHIKSIIKTK, encoded by the coding sequence ATGAATAAATTACTAACAATTGCCATACCTACTTATAATCGGGCTGAATTACTTAATAAACAGTTAGCCTGGTTAGCAAATGCCATTCAAGGCTTTGAGTCTGATTGTGAAATTTTAGTTTCAGATAACTGTTCTACAGATCATACTCAAGCTGTAATTCAGAAATGGCAGGCAAAACTGAGTAATATCACTTTTAAGTCTAATAGAAACCCTGAAAACTTAGGCGTAATGAGAAATATTATGTATTGCCTAAGTTCTGCTACAACTAAATATGTTTGGACAATTGGCGATGATGATCCAATTCAAGATAGAACTATTCCTTACATTATTAATAAGCTCCAAAACAATGAAGATTTAGGCTTATTATTTCTCAACTTTTCTGGACGTAATAAAATTACTGGTGAACCAGTACATCCGCCAACAATTGTTGGGAACCGCTGGTTTGATGCTGATGCAGAAGATGGCGGTGGAAATAGTCAAGCCATATTTGAACATTGCTTTGCTAAAAGTGTTGGCGCAGTTATTTTTCTTACCGCTAGTGTTTACCGCAGCGATTTAATCAAACGCGCCTTGCAAAATTGGCCAGATGCGGCGAGTAACTGGATATCGTTAGCATATTTAGCGGGTTATTGTGCTGCACACGGCAAAATAATTGTCACCAAAGAGACTTATTTAGAATGTATTGTGGGTGTGAGCTATTGGCAGAAAGAGCCAAAATCTGCTCTATTAATGCAGTATAAACACATTCCCGAAGTAATTTTAAAATTAGAAGAATCTGGATATTCTAAGCAATTTTGTCGACGGATGCTGTTACAAAATGGCAAGGAAGTTAATTTAAAAGTTTTCTTAGGTGCTTTAAGAAGATGGCCTGTATCTGCTATTAAGGTAGCGATTCCATTTGTGGCGTTAGTGAGTCTTTCTGCTTTTGATGTAATGGCTTTAAAAGACTTAAAACTTGCCGAAGCTAACGAACCAACACCGCAAGAATTACGAACAGCAAATAACAGGCGATCGCACATAAAATCAATTATTAAAACAAAATAA
- a CDS encoding dTDP-4-dehydrorhamnose 3,5-epimerase has product MIFTATNLQNAYIIDLEERSDHRGFFARYFCAQEFEAHGLKPTVAQCNLSYNYKKGTLRGMHYQIKPAAETKLVRCTKGAIYDVIIDMRPDSPTFLSHIGVELTADNRRALYVPEMFAHGYQALTDDAEVIYQVGEFYTPGYERGLRYDDPFFNIEWPLEVTEISEKDLNWPLLSMIPVGDTETVSVSV; this is encoded by the coding sequence ATGATTTTCACCGCTACAAATCTCCAAAATGCTTACATTATTGACCTAGAAGAAAGAAGCGATCACCGTGGTTTTTTTGCCCGCTATTTCTGCGCTCAAGAGTTTGAAGCTCACGGTTTAAAGCCAACAGTAGCTCAATGTAACTTATCTTATAACTACAAAAAAGGCACTCTGCGGGGAATGCACTATCAAATCAAACCCGCAGCCGAAACAAAGTTAGTTCGCTGTACTAAAGGGGCAATTTATGACGTAATTATTGATATGCGTCCTGATTCTCCGACATTTTTATCTCATATTGGTGTTGAACTAACCGCAGATAATCGGCGAGCTTTGTATGTGCCAGAAATGTTTGCCCACGGCTATCAAGCTCTCACCGATGATGCGGAAGTAATCTATCAAGTTGGTGAGTTTTATACACCAGGATATGAGCGTGGTCTACGCTATGATGATCCATTTTTTAACATTGAATGGCCTTTAGAAGTCACAGAAATTTCTGAAAAAGATTTAAATTGGCCTTTGTTGAGCATGATACCTGTAGGAGATACAGAAACAGTATCGGTAAGTGTATAG